Genomic window (Vitis riparia cultivar Riparia Gloire de Montpellier isolate 1030 chromosome 4, EGFV_Vit.rip_1.0, whole genome shotgun sequence):
tattaagaaaataattaataaaattaagctaAAATTAAGTATCATAATTTGGTATttgtatcaaaatttaaatcGTAAACGGATAgaatttcaataatattttccttaaaaatataaataaaataaatattattatataggatgatatataaatattataaaaatattcatggGCTCGGGCTCATCTGAATTTAGGTGTAAGCCCAACTTAAATTGAGCTTGGGTTTAAAAATCTTAATCTAAGCCCTACCCATACCTCAAGTCCACCCAAAGATCCAATCAGACCATCTCGTCCAAGTTGCGCTCCTATCATAAGCAAgcatcaatttcattttaaatgcaCATAGAGAGATTGAAAGTCAATTTTGTTTCACGAACAACTTTTATTatgatgattatttatttatttttagaatttttttttttaaaattattaatatagtGATGGAATAAACTCGTAAAAtgttttatgatattattaaaGTTATTCCGAATTCAACTCCACATAATCATCTACAAAGACTTTATTAATATCAAAGGTGTTGAAGGTTGGCGTTACCAGAACCACTGCAGTTGCCTGATGTACTCGCATCCTCAACTGAAGATGATACTTCCTTCATTTGACCTGCAAAAGATATCCGGATAGGGGGTCCAAACACACCTTCCGATGCTTTTGTTAGTTTTGTTCTCTAACATCTTGATATTTTTATGGAGCCCTTTCTCCTTAGGAATGCTTACCTTCTCTGATTGTGCGGGGACCTTTTATAGTGTCAGGAGCATTGTCCCTTGGAAtagtgggaagactttttggctgtCATGATGGTGCTTGGAGGGTGGTAAAGTCATCATTACCCTGCAGACGGCTGTCAGAGATTGTTGGAGGGATGGTTTGCCGTCATCCTTGTCTTTTCACTCTGTAGGCGACGCATGGTAGGTTGTGGTAGGTCGCCTGAAGTGACCCAAGAAGGTCCTATCGAGCACGCTTTTGGCAAGATGAGTAATGATTGACCGCGAAACGCGATCAAGAATCTTGTTTGAGATGCTAGCCACTGGGTCTGGACTGGGTATCTGGATAGGCGACAAGTACCACATGTCAGTCCAAGTGATCGCTCGGATAAAGGGTTGGACGTGCCACGTGTCAGTCCAAGTGGACATCCGGATAGAGGGCTGGGTGTGCCACGTGTCTAATGGAGAAGTGTCTTGTGAGGCCGTCACGTGTACGCTTAGGGGTGGTCCCTACAAAAggtagaaaataattttgatctAATAAGTTcgaaaaattcttcaaaaaaaaaaaaattaaaaaaaaaatttactataaaaataaaaagttcttattttctcaatttgatttttttttttcaaaaaattgattccaaatattaattttatttttcttggattttattttatttttaaaaggtaaagaaGTTAGCaacttatcattatttttattaatatttttatgtttttattcgaaatgcaagatttaaaaaataaactgaaaattaaatagatttGAGGGAGagtttactattttttgtttttaaaatattttatttccaattcCTACAAGGTTActtatcaacaaaaatttttaaatggttaaaaaatattaaacaaattttatttgatataagtATATTAATTGCCATTGTCTTAATACAATGACTAAAAGACTTTTATGTtaggactttttaaaattttacaatgttgataagaaatttatttttctcactttaaattttatttcaaaaaaattaattcaagatacattatttttattggttttttcaaatgaaatatattaataatttatttttatatattttgtgtttttattaaaaataaaagttttattttttatatattttattggttttattaataatttattttgtattttatatcattatatatatatattctgcaTCTTAATTTAAGATTAACATATCCTATggaaaagatatataaaaaagaaaatggataatATATTCCACCACTAATTTTATCCTGTGTTTGGTTAAACATACAATAGGATAAACGATGGAATaacttatcatatctcattatTAACCAAACATAggataagatataatatttttactcttattttatctcatattaTGTCCAAACAATCAAACACAGTCTAAGGTTGCATTTGATTGACAAGGTAggataagataaaatatatatacatatatatatatatatatatatatatattctaagatATCATATAATAATAGGAAATGCATATACTaagatatgattttcaatgaaatatgaaatttttggaTATTATATTTATTGGACATGATATCTTAAAAGTAATGTATCTAATTAGATatgttatgtttatatttagtttgtgaaatgaataaatttttttacatgaaatatatattatttttcaatgtttaaaataaaaattatattatattataatattttccatttaaaaaaattaaaatttctcttactaacaatattcatgattaaaatatttaaactttataaatattatttttatattatgttatttaatataatataatatatatatatatatattattttataatgtattttttaaatatttttaattcttttttaaccacaaatttaattatatagtaaaaactttttattttgcattaagtaatataaaaaataaaaaataaatttatgattcatGATATATGCATTTCCTAttgaacatattttatataaaagggaTATAAAAGTTCAATATAGGATAAGTGATGGGAAAAATTATCATATCCTATCATCATCCAAACATTGGATTGGGCATAATATTCCCTCTTATCATATCTCATGCTATATCTTATTAACCCTAAAGAGTTTATCATGAGATTTTATATCTTGCCAACCCTCAAGAGTTTTATTGAGGCAGACAGAAGCTAGAAAtacaaaatttcttttattcagACATTGATAAAAGGCAGACAAACTACATGAATGTTGCCCAGTTATTCATTACAAGAGGGGAGTtgagaaacaaaatttgaatgGAAGGAGGGCTACACACAAAAGTCAAGTTGTACAAGAGTACTGGGCTACAAAACTTCTCTGCCTAACCAGCTCATGCAGATCATGAACTATCTTAAACACAGCATCTGGTCTTGCCAGCTTCAGTGCATTCTGTGACATGACTGCAAGCTCCTCTGCTTTTGGACCAAACCACTCCCCCACGATCTTTGCTATCTCCTTTGGCGACTTTGAAAATTTCCCACACCCATTTTCCACCACGTATGGCACATTTCCAACTTCCTGTAGTACAAAGAGAAAGAACTAGTGAACGATAGTGATGTAGATGTGCAGGCTTCGGTGTAGAGAACTACATCTTAAGGAAATGACATGCAGGCCTGTTGTATTAGGAAGTTGGCACAGGAGTTGTTGAAATGTGTGGGAACCACCTCTTTAGTGAACCCTTTAAGAGTTTATTGGACCTACTTGAGAAAGGGAATGATGGGTGTGTAGCATAAACCTAAACTGCTCATTCCAAATTACTTTTGAAACTAGATaaatcctcataaccttgatcTATTCCCCCATTCATGGTACCCAACATCATTCATATCGTTAATTCATGTGTTTTTCAGTCTTtattattaaaaggaaaaatcttCACAAAAAGACTCGTGGAGCTTGGCTTCAAAGCACTGTTTCAGTTGTCACTATCATTCATTggtaaatacattttttttatgttcttttaaaGAGTTTTTGGACATTCCCAACCATCAAAAGCCTTGCTGGTAAGGAGTTTTCCTGGGAGGTCAGGACACAGTTGCAGATCTTGATCTCAGAGTTGGTCTGTTACAAGGTTTACTATGGTCAAGTTAGAGAAGAGTTGGTTAGCAGTTCACTATGTAAGGGAATTTTTCATAGTAGACCCAGACGAGGAACAGAAAAAGGatatttttagagaaattaaacaaagaatTTAACAGAGAAACCATGAGAAGTTTAAACCAAAAGTTACCTGTCCAGCAATATAATCATTGAGAATTATAGGAAGTCCTCGTATCATGGCTTCTGCAATAGTTCCTGGGCCCGCCTACAAAAGCCAGCTAATTACAAGACAGATCATAGTGGAATACAAAATGGTAATATCTCTGAAATAAGAGAATTACCTTTGTAATAATGCAATCACAGGCCCCCATGCATTCCTCCATCTTAGTGACAAACCCCTTCACCTATAAATTGAAAAGCAACATCCTCTGTAAGTGATGGCAACTGATGAGTATTTATGTATCTATTTGatccaaaacaaaaattcatcaaaataataaattgaagaCACCAGAAGGATAAATAATCCTTGAAGGATAGACAACATAACCAGTAGAGATCAAGGAAGACAAAACCATAGTAACAAGGAAAAGCCCAACAACAGATCTAGACATTATATCACAAGGAGGCATGAAGTCCCCTAAAAACCCCTTTATGTGTCAAGAGCCTTGCTTAGCCAACTGATCCTCTGTCTGCTTATTCAGGTGAATAATCTAAGTGCAACAGCCCTCTGAACAGGGTAAAAGATTTGGCACAACCAAAGCTTCCAAGGCCCTTACATCTTGTGTGAGATAGATGATATAACTATGGCCAAGTCTCCTTCCAGCATGAGAAAATTGAGCCCTGTAGACCCTGCCTGAAGCAAGTCTTCCAACAAGACTAGAATCTTTGCCTCTTAAGTCTAGCTCACCCGGGCAGGCTTGGAGAGGGCTCTAACTAATCTTCTGCATAACGGAAGCTTTAATGTGGCTCATCATTTTAAAAGACCACAACTAAAAGTATACATGTATGTGgtcctttattgattttaacCCAAAGGCACCATTAGGCCACAAAATGAAATCTTGATCATGGAAACAAATATGAGATTTAGGGATTGTCTTGCACCAAGAATAATTTGACTGAAACATTCAGAATAATTAGGAACTACATCCAAAAATTAACTTCCAAATTATATCAAATGATACAGGAATAATTTTAAATGTCCATTATATATGTGAACAATTTGCAAAATACTGAATAATACACATTAAATATTGTTTGTGCATTGAGAATGCTTAATGCAAAAGGTGAATACAGTAATAGAATATGCCAAAATCTAAGAATATCTAATCCAATGACTATCCGGCCAAAGAAGAATATCTAGTCTACATAATTCTCTCCATGGTATTACAAAACAGCTTGTAGATTAAATAAATCACATAAATAAAAGGAGAACCAGTAGAAGAGAACTGGTTCCTAATAAACACTGCCCAATTAAACTTTCTGACAGACATAATATGACAGTCACCTAATAGGGCCAATTGTGACCAAAGCTTGGTTAGATATTGGAAGTTGAGTTAATACCTGGACAGGAATTTTCCAAGGAATTGAGCGTAATTTGTCAGCTAGCTTTTTATTGCGGCCACATATCACAAGGACCTGACCTATTGGCTCCCCAAGATCTTCATTGTATAATGCATTTCCAAGGGCACGAGCAGTAGCCTCAATGGGGCCCATCCCTTCTCCTCCTCCCATAAGTAATACTGCAGGAAGATCCTCATCCATTCCAAGTTCCTTTCTCAATTCATCCtagtaattgaaaataatagGTTAAAGGTAATTGATATCATCTGCTGCAATGAAGATAAGTACCACAGGAAATAAGCAATTCATCGATCCAAACAAAGATCGACTCTGGTCGCTTATAAGATGAGAACATCTGTCATCACATAAACATGAAATTTCCAACTCCCAAAAAATTTGCAATAATCCAACATAAATTTCACCCTTTTTTTGGTTAATTGATTTTTCCCAAAGGATAActtatgattttgaaataattagcAAGATATAAAATCCAATATAGCATATGCGCCTGACATGCTTACTGTTATAAATGTCACCAACTTCTGTGTCAAAATGAAGGAGGAGAACCTGTTTCTAATTCACCGTAAGGTTTTGTTAGATAGTACCATGATCTTTCTTGTTGCATGAATGCATCACTATTACTTGAGTTCTTTTCCTACCCAAGAGCATGTGCTGCTTTTCTATTAAAGTGGAataacaattaccaaacaagcaCCACCTTATGAAAGCATAATGCagccaaaaaccaaaaaaaaaaaaaaaaaaaaaaaaaaagaaagaaagaaaagcagCATGCAAATCAGGGGCAGTGAAGTCCAAAGCCATTTTAGTTAGAAAGATAGCCAACCTTAGGTCGGACAGGCTTAACAAAGGATGGTCGGACGGGAAGGCCATAAACCTTAATCTGTGAAGACTGGAGCCCAGCTTTCAATGCCCTTTTTGCAACATCAGTTGTTGGGCAATAGCATCTTGTTACAAGCTTGTGAAACCTAAACATGAGTAGAGAAATGTAAGATTATAACAACACTGAAAATATAGTATCAAAGGAAAGATTATGGGTAGAACCTACCATGTAGGATGGCAAGTGCTTAAATCTGTAACTACTGTTGTGAAGACAATCTTTTTCAAAAGGCCCTTTGCCCTCAAAATACGGAGTGGAACATGTTGCATCAGAGGATGTACGCTAATAATAATGTCGGGTTGGTATTTCATAAGTCCTTTGGCAACCTCTCTGTAGAAATTGGAAATAAGAGAATCAgataacaacaaaaaagaatgatgaaatGGAAGTTATTTGGGAAAAATACTACTCTCACATGAATGCAGTtaacttaaaaaagaaagaataatttCAAGGAATTAGATCTATTTCACAGAATccgaaaaatggagaaaattcGTATTTGATACAGATTTGGTTGCGGTTTTAATGCAACCCAAGATCAAATCAGCAGACTgagagcaaa
Coding sequences:
- the LOC117912821 gene encoding monogalactosyldiacylglycerol synthase, chloroplastic: MPTMQPSSVTQEASSVLDFESKLGAVALDSRFHLLNSDGYASFQSNYLYFDRSGGLVGEKGPKLVASLSWSSRGVSRVRRIFGEFNRAVRFHCEKIPIGFASVHVNSGDNNGLRGDGNGVLEDEGLVLNVVEAEKPKKVLILMSDTGGGHRASAEAIKAAFNEEFGEEYQVFVTDLWSDHTPWPFNQLPRSYNFLVKHGPLWKMTYYGTAPRLVHQSNFAATTTFIAREVAKGLMKYQPDIIISVHPLMQHVPLRILRAKGLLKKIVFTTVVTDLSTCHPTWFHKLVTRCYCPTTDVAKRALKAGLQSSQIKVYGLPVRPSFVKPVRPKDELRKELGMDEDLPAVLLMGGGEGMGPIEATARALGNALYNEDLGEPIGQVLVICGRNKKLADKLRSIPWKIPVQVKGFVTKMEECMGACDCIITKAGPGTIAEAMIRGLPIILNDYIAGQEVGNVPYVVENGCGKFSKSPKEIAKIVGEWFGPKAEELAVMSQNALKLARPDAVFKIVHDLHELVRQRSFVAQYSCTT